One genomic region from Phragmites australis chromosome 1, lpPhrAust1.1, whole genome shotgun sequence encodes:
- the LOC133889195 gene encoding histone H2B.1-like, producing the protein MAPKAEKKPAAKKPAEEEPAAEKAEKAPAGKKPKAEKRLPAGKSAGKEGGDKKGKKKAKKSVETYKIYIFKVLKQVHPDIGISSKAMSIMNSFINDIFEKLAAEAAKLARYNKKPTITSREIQTSVRLVLPGELAKHAVSEGTKAVTKFTSA; encoded by the coding sequence ATGGCTCCCAAGGCGGAGAAGAAGCCGGCGGCGAAGAAGCCCGCGGAGGAGGAGCCCGCGGCCGAGAAGGCGGAGAAGGCCCCGGCGGGGAAGAAGCCCAAAGCGGAGAAGCGGCTCCCGGCGGGCAAGTCCGCCGGCAAGGAGGGCGGCGacaagaaagggaagaagaaggcgaAGAAGAGCGTGGAGACATACAAGATCTACATCTTCAAGGTGCTGAAGCAGGTGCACCCGGACATCGGGATCTCCTCCAAGGCCATGTCcatcatgaactccttcatcaACGACATCTTCGAGAAGCTCGCCGCGGAGGCCGCCAAGCTCGCGCGCTACAACAAGAAGCCCACCATCACCTCTCGCGAGATCCAGACCTCGGTCCGCCTCGTCCTCCCAGGGGAGCTCGCCAAGCACGCCGTCTCCGAGGGCACCAAGGCCGTCACAAAATTCACCTCGGCCTAG